In Corallococcus macrosporus, the following are encoded in one genomic region:
- a CDS encoding sensor histidine kinase — translation MHSPTQPTAAGVEQVQREAFSRLFQQVTKVLSFLSPLPVVLVSLGLIGDTSAWRRWCVALTLAIVLVGLGIVAAWRRQPVVSDAPGRLLPLVAFPLFTVVNLSLGGLESPLIPLVLPVSLATAILFPPPRARRWAGYLLALVGVQAAVTLTGAVEDLVPSLFGGGPRAGHTNALLLMMLAVMVFLVMWTNFVGTNLRRTFRGMVRTALDARDEALKAHEERVRSLTTLSGEIAHELKNPLASVKGLAAMIAREVEGRPAERLAVLRREVDRMQEILEGFLNFSRPLLPLNEAHVPLDGLCRQVAELHEGMAGERGVALRVTEGPPVEAWCDARKVRQVLIDVVQNALDAAPRGTTVELQAWTQPGGGGRVEVRDRGPGLAEEVRERVFEPGITTKPHGSGLGLALSRALMRQHGGELSLRARDGGGCVAELLLPAASLMAEAPRKEALP, via the coding sequence TTGCATTCCCCAACCCAGCCCACGGCCGCCGGAGTCGAGCAGGTCCAGCGCGAGGCGTTCTCGCGGCTGTTCCAGCAGGTGACGAAGGTGCTGTCGTTCCTCAGTCCCCTGCCGGTGGTGCTGGTGTCGCTGGGGCTCATCGGGGACACGTCCGCGTGGCGCCGGTGGTGCGTGGCGCTCACGTTGGCGATTGTCCTGGTGGGGCTGGGCATCGTCGCCGCGTGGAGGCGTCAGCCGGTGGTGTCCGATGCGCCGGGCCGGCTGTTGCCGCTGGTGGCCTTCCCCCTGTTCACGGTGGTGAACCTGTCGCTGGGAGGACTGGAGAGCCCACTCATCCCGCTGGTGCTGCCGGTGTCGCTGGCCACGGCCATCCTCTTCCCGCCGCCAAGGGCCCGCAGGTGGGCGGGCTACCTGCTGGCGCTGGTGGGCGTGCAGGCGGCGGTGACGCTGACGGGCGCGGTGGAGGACCTGGTGCCCTCGCTGTTCGGCGGCGGTCCGCGCGCGGGGCACACCAACGCGCTGCTCCTGATGATGCTCGCGGTGATGGTGTTCCTCGTCATGTGGACGAACTTCGTGGGCACGAACCTGCGGCGCACGTTCCGGGGCATGGTGCGCACGGCGCTGGACGCGCGGGATGAAGCGCTGAAGGCGCACGAGGAGCGGGTGCGCTCGCTCACGACGCTGTCGGGAGAGATTGCCCACGAGCTGAAGAACCCGCTGGCGAGCGTGAAGGGCCTGGCGGCGATGATCGCGCGCGAGGTGGAGGGACGGCCCGCGGAGCGGCTGGCGGTGCTGCGCCGGGAGGTGGACCGGATGCAGGAGATCCTGGAGGGGTTCCTCAACTTCTCCCGGCCGCTGCTCCCGTTGAACGAAGCGCACGTGCCACTGGATGGCTTGTGCCGGCAGGTGGCGGAGCTGCACGAAGGCATGGCGGGAGAGCGCGGCGTGGCGCTGAGGGTCACGGAGGGACCGCCCGTCGAAGCCTGGTGCGACGCGCGCAAGGTGCGGCAGGTGTTGATCGACGTGGTGCAGAACGCACTGGACGCCGCGCCAAGGGGCACCACGGTGGAGCTCCAGGCCTGGACGCAGCCAGGAGGCGGAGGCCGCGTCGAGGTGCGCGACCGGGGCCCCGGGCTCGCGGAGGAGGTGCGGGAGCGCGTCTTCGAGCCAGGCATCACCACGAAGCCCCACGGCTCCGGCCTGGGGCTCGCATTGTCGCGAGCGCTGATGCGTCAGCATGGCGGGGAGCTGAGCCTGCGCGCACGCGACGGCGGAGGCTGCGTGGCGGAACTGCTCCTGCCGGCCGCATCCCTGATGGCCGAAGCGCCGCGAAAGGAGGCCCTGCCGTGA
- a CDS encoding M4 family metallopeptidase — translation MNRRIAQNGSPQQRTRALRTLSVDTTLRAIRLSSSGAPQAAKRMIPGPMVVESQKLRTIYDVKNSEALPGMVVRKEGDEDTGDAACDEAYVGLGGTYDLYWEVFGRNSIDGNGMPLNAHVHYGSGYDNAFWDGERMVFGDGDGDLFNRFTISVDVIGHELAHGVTEHEGPLAYFSQAGALNEHLSDVFGSLVKQRLLNQTAEQADWLIGAGLLTDRVQGKALRSMKDPGTAFDDPVLGKDPQPAHMKDFVNTWEDNGGVHINSGIPNKVFCIAATNLKGFAWEKAGLIWLETLRDSRLKPNASFLSFARLTVTAAVRLYGSGDEEQIVRDAWNQVGIKVSKERAGQPAWTPQMQKQAAQPAQRKH, via the coding sequence GTGAACCGCAGGATCGCGCAGAACGGCTCCCCGCAGCAGCGCACCCGGGCCCTGCGGACCCTGTCCGTTGACACCACCTTGCGCGCCATCCGCCTCTCGAGCAGTGGCGCGCCCCAGGCAGCGAAGCGCATGATCCCCGGCCCCATGGTCGTGGAGAGCCAGAAGCTCCGCACCATCTACGACGTGAAGAACTCCGAGGCCCTTCCGGGAATGGTGGTCCGCAAGGAGGGGGATGAGGACACCGGCGACGCGGCATGCGACGAGGCCTACGTCGGCCTGGGCGGCACCTACGACCTCTACTGGGAGGTCTTCGGGCGCAACTCCATTGACGGCAATGGCATGCCGCTGAACGCGCACGTCCACTATGGCAGCGGCTACGACAATGCCTTCTGGGACGGCGAGCGCATGGTGTTCGGCGACGGCGACGGCGATCTGTTCAACCGCTTCACCATCTCGGTGGACGTCATCGGGCACGAGCTGGCCCACGGCGTGACGGAGCACGAGGGCCCTCTTGCCTACTTCTCCCAGGCGGGCGCGCTCAACGAGCACCTGTCCGACGTCTTCGGCTCATTGGTGAAGCAGCGCCTGTTGAACCAGACGGCGGAGCAGGCCGACTGGCTCATTGGCGCGGGGCTCCTCACGGACCGCGTCCAGGGCAAGGCCCTGCGCTCCATGAAGGACCCTGGCACCGCGTTCGATGATCCGGTGCTCGGCAAGGACCCGCAGCCGGCCCACATGAAGGACTTCGTGAACACGTGGGAGGACAACGGCGGCGTGCACATCAACTCCGGCATCCCCAACAAGGTCTTCTGCATCGCGGCCACCAATCTGAAGGGCTTCGCGTGGGAGAAGGCCGGCCTCATCTGGCTGGAGACGCTGCGCGACTCCCGGCTGAAGCCCAACGCCTCGTTCCTCTCGTTCGCCCGGCTCACCGTGACGGCGGCCGTCCGGCTCTACGGCAGCGGCGACGAGGAGCAGATCGTGCGCGACGCCTGGAACCAGGTGGGCATCAAGGTCTCCAAGGAGCGGGCAGGCCAGCCAGCCTGGACGCCGCAGATGCAGAAGCAGGCCGCGCAGCCGGCCCAGCGCAAGCACTAG
- a CDS encoding porin, with translation MTFATSHRSVLQALLAGTALFCSSSALALAQETPPEPAPVGEAPPPAEPPAPAPVPPAAAPPPEEEKKKDKPWYENLRLRGYTQVRYNRLPSFRVNDSLINDQGDRFLGKDTGFGIRRARLVIFGDVHPHVSIYLQPDFASVIGDQYNVAIMRDWYADIFVDTKKEFRFRVGQSKVPFGFENLQSSQNRLALDRNDAINSALKDERDLGVFFYWEPAHIRERFKHLVDSGLKGSGDYGVVGLGVYNGQTANRAERNNSPHAVARITYPFLFGSQYVEVGAGAYYGRFNLSASPRDDAAYALARGGNLVDARAIVSLMIYPQPLGFQAEYNVGRGPSLGTGDEALLIDSRNLQGGYAQLMYKLDGVVGVSLIPYVRGTLYKGGKKFETNAPRYDVRELELGAEWQLWKALELTAAYVIADRTSSRYPYEQEQGHITRLQLQFNY, from the coding sequence ATGACCTTCGCCACGTCCCACCGCTCCGTCCTTCAGGCCCTGCTGGCTGGTACCGCGCTCTTCTGCTCCTCCTCCGCCCTGGCCCTGGCGCAGGAAACCCCGCCCGAACCCGCGCCCGTGGGTGAGGCTCCGCCGCCCGCGGAGCCGCCCGCGCCCGCGCCCGTGCCTCCCGCCGCCGCGCCGCCTCCGGAGGAGGAGAAGAAGAAGGACAAGCCCTGGTACGAGAACCTCCGCCTCCGGGGCTACACGCAGGTCCGCTACAACCGGCTGCCCAGCTTCCGGGTGAACGACTCGCTCATCAACGACCAGGGCGACCGCTTCCTGGGCAAGGACACCGGCTTCGGCATCCGCCGCGCGCGGCTGGTCATCTTCGGGGACGTGCACCCGCACGTGTCCATCTACCTGCAGCCGGACTTCGCCTCCGTCATCGGGGACCAGTACAACGTCGCCATCATGCGGGACTGGTACGCGGACATCTTCGTGGACACGAAGAAGGAGTTCCGCTTCCGCGTGGGCCAGTCCAAGGTGCCGTTCGGCTTCGAGAACCTCCAGTCCAGCCAGAACCGCCTGGCGCTGGACCGCAACGACGCCATCAACAGCGCGCTGAAGGACGAGCGCGACCTGGGCGTGTTCTTCTACTGGGAGCCCGCGCACATCCGCGAGCGCTTCAAGCACCTCGTCGACAGCGGCCTCAAGGGCTCCGGTGACTACGGCGTCGTGGGCCTGGGCGTCTACAACGGCCAGACGGCCAATCGCGCCGAGCGCAACAACAGCCCGCACGCCGTCGCGCGCATCACCTATCCGTTCCTCTTCGGCTCGCAGTACGTGGAGGTCGGCGCCGGCGCCTACTACGGCCGCTTCAACCTGAGCGCGTCCCCGCGCGACGACGCGGCCTATGCGCTCGCGCGCGGAGGGAACCTGGTGGATGCCCGCGCCATCGTCAGCCTGATGATCTACCCGCAGCCCCTGGGCTTCCAGGCGGAGTACAACGTGGGCCGGGGGCCGTCGCTGGGCACGGGAGACGAAGCCCTCCTCATCGACAGCCGCAACCTCCAGGGCGGCTACGCGCAGCTCATGTACAAGCTGGACGGCGTGGTGGGCGTGTCGCTCATCCCCTACGTGCGCGGCACCCTCTACAAGGGCGGCAAGAAGTTCGAGACCAACGCCCCCCGCTACGACGTGCGCGAGCTGGAGCTGGGCGCGGAGTGGCAGCTCTGGAAGGCCCTGGAGCTGACGGCGGCCTACGTCATCGCGGACCGCACGTCGTCTCGCTACCCGTATGAACAGGAGCAGGGGCACATCACGCGCCTCCAGCTCCAGTTCAACTACTGA
- a CDS encoding hydroxyacid-oxoacid transhydrogenase → MGCCHYPAVKEGCDSAFTVDTSRITFGPGCLAEVGDRARALGMKRVALFSDARVARLPHFQKVRQSLLAAGLDVVVFTDVHVEPTDQSFLEAARFATEARPDGYVSLGGGSVIDTCKAANLYATHPADFLAYVNAPVGEGRAVPGPLQPHIACPTTSGTGSEVTGITIFDLLSLSAKTGIASPALRPTEALIDPDCTATLPAEVVAASGLDVLSHALESYTARPFVHRPAPARPSLRPMSQGANPWSDLGCREALRLMGLYLERGVKDAGDTEAREQLMWAATLAGIAFGNAGVHAPHGMAYAVAGRVRDFRPSGYPQDEPLVPHGMAVIVNAPAVFRYTAAAHPERHLEAAGFLGADVRGADSRDAGEVLAGRVVQLMRAVGVPNGLEGVGYTDADVDALTEGAFPQQRLLQNAPREMTRPVLTELFRQALRYW, encoded by the coding sequence ATGGGCTGCTGTCACTACCCCGCCGTGAAGGAAGGCTGCGACAGCGCCTTCACGGTGGACACCTCGCGCATCACCTTCGGTCCGGGCTGCCTGGCGGAAGTGGGCGACCGGGCGCGGGCGCTGGGGATGAAGCGGGTGGCGCTGTTCTCCGACGCGCGCGTGGCGCGGCTGCCCCACTTCCAGAAGGTGCGCCAGTCGCTGCTCGCCGCCGGGCTGGACGTCGTCGTCTTCACGGACGTGCACGTCGAGCCCACGGACCAGTCCTTCCTGGAGGCGGCACGCTTCGCCACGGAGGCCCGGCCGGACGGCTACGTGTCCCTGGGCGGCGGCTCGGTCATCGACACCTGCAAGGCGGCGAACCTCTACGCCACGCACCCGGCGGACTTCCTCGCCTACGTGAACGCGCCGGTGGGGGAGGGCAGGGCGGTGCCCGGGCCCCTCCAGCCGCACATCGCCTGCCCCACCACGTCCGGGACGGGCAGCGAGGTGACGGGCATCACCATCTTCGACCTGCTGTCGCTGTCCGCGAAGACGGGCATCGCGTCACCCGCGCTGCGGCCCACCGAGGCGCTCATCGACCCGGACTGCACCGCGACCCTGCCCGCGGAGGTCGTCGCGGCCAGCGGGCTGGACGTGCTGTCGCACGCGCTGGAGTCCTATACGGCGCGGCCCTTCGTCCACCGTCCCGCCCCCGCGCGCCCCAGCCTCCGGCCGATGAGCCAGGGCGCCAACCCGTGGAGCGACCTGGGCTGCCGCGAGGCCCTGCGCCTGATGGGCCTGTACCTGGAGCGCGGCGTGAAGGACGCCGGGGACACGGAGGCCCGCGAGCAGCTCATGTGGGCCGCCACGCTCGCGGGCATCGCGTTCGGCAACGCGGGCGTGCACGCGCCGCACGGCATGGCCTACGCGGTGGCGGGGCGGGTGCGCGACTTCCGGCCGTCCGGCTATCCGCAGGACGAGCCGCTGGTGCCGCACGGCATGGCCGTCATCGTCAACGCCCCGGCGGTGTTCCGCTACACGGCCGCCGCGCACCCCGAGCGCCACCTGGAGGCCGCGGGCTTCCTGGGCGCGGACGTGCGCGGCGCGGACAGCCGGGACGCGGGCGAGGTGCTCGCGGGCCGCGTCGTCCAGCTCATGCGGGCGGTGGGCGTGCCCAACGGCCTGGAGGGCGTGGGCTATACCGACGCGGACGTGGATGCCCTCACGGAGGGCGCCTTCCCGCAGCAGCGACTGCTCCAGAACGCGCCCCGGGAGATGACCCGGCCCGTGCTCACGGAGCTGTTCCGCCAGGCGCTGCGCTACTGGTAA
- a CDS encoding M91 family zinc metallopeptidase, protein MTSIGKPGSRPTPSSVSAQPVKAPAPAKPNAVQTAVAQRMKDGFDAGPRTGAASRPPLSAETRATPRAGEGAAGAGATLGSAVGKAAGKAAGGIGEALGKLAGRIGSALAGPQVSTNAQGRTVVDLGTGNNTATVSQNKDGGLTIKSGSDTVTLTAEQAKGAIINGGDGNDSITLDASVTQDLTLDGGAGDDKLTGGKGNDTLVGGAGNDTIIGGEGKDTLQGQDGDDYLEGGAGDDRILGGEGRDVLYGLDGNDYVSGGNGRDYIDGGAGNDRAYGGDGDDQVIGGRGNDTLSGGRGNDAVAGGEGADKVSGGTGTDKLYVEENETTADAEKAEREIVDMTDADQRGRSVTVSGSAEFQARVQSDLDAMRSLPSGQELLRTLDDSGHTTTIQQTSSGNSAAAQNKDDAWLNTDGTKNKGTNGTVNYNTTRISLGTEDWQNRPPVVGLFHELVHASDYANGTLARGEKDGVNNRETSAVGLPIDLDQDPSTPDVVQGGRPGENVLRDDLNLPTRPHY, encoded by the coding sequence ATGACCTCCATCGGAAAGCCCGGTTCGCGTCCCACCCCGTCCTCCGTGAGCGCGCAGCCCGTGAAGGCGCCCGCCCCGGCGAAGCCCAACGCGGTGCAGACCGCCGTGGCCCAGCGGATGAAGGACGGCTTTGACGCGGGCCCCCGCACGGGCGCCGCTTCCCGGCCGCCGCTCTCCGCGGAGACCCGCGCCACCCCGCGCGCCGGTGAGGGTGCGGCGGGCGCCGGAGCCACCCTCGGGTCCGCCGTGGGCAAGGCGGCGGGCAAGGCCGCGGGCGGCATCGGTGAGGCGCTGGGCAAGCTCGCGGGCCGCATTGGCAGCGCCCTCGCCGGGCCGCAGGTGAGCACGAACGCGCAGGGCCGCACGGTGGTGGACCTGGGCACGGGCAACAACACCGCGACGGTGTCGCAGAACAAGGACGGCGGGCTCACCATCAAGTCCGGCAGCGACACGGTGACGCTCACCGCCGAGCAGGCCAAGGGCGCCATCATCAACGGCGGTGACGGCAACGACTCCATCACCCTGGACGCCAGCGTCACGCAGGACCTCACGCTGGACGGCGGCGCGGGCGACGACAAGCTCACCGGCGGCAAGGGCAACGACACGCTCGTCGGCGGCGCGGGCAACGACACCATCATCGGCGGCGAGGGCAAGGACACGCTCCAGGGCCAGGACGGCGACGACTACCTGGAGGGCGGCGCGGGCGATGACCGCATCCTGGGCGGCGAGGGCCGCGACGTCCTCTACGGCCTGGACGGCAACGACTACGTGTCCGGCGGCAATGGCCGGGACTACATCGACGGCGGCGCGGGCAACGACCGGGCCTACGGCGGCGACGGGGATGATCAGGTCATCGGCGGGCGCGGCAACGACACGCTGAGCGGCGGGCGCGGCAACGACGCGGTGGCGGGCGGCGAAGGCGCCGACAAGGTGTCGGGCGGCACGGGCACCGACAAGCTCTACGTCGAGGAGAATGAGACGACCGCCGACGCGGAGAAGGCCGAGCGCGAAATCGTCGACATGACGGACGCGGACCAGCGCGGCCGCTCGGTGACGGTGTCGGGCAGCGCGGAGTTCCAGGCGCGCGTGCAGTCGGACCTGGACGCGATGCGCTCGCTGCCCTCGGGCCAGGAACTGCTGCGCACGCTGGACGACAGCGGGCACACGACGACCATCCAGCAGACGTCCAGCGGCAACTCCGCGGCCGCGCAGAACAAGGACGACGCCTGGCTCAACACCGACGGCACGAAGAACAAGGGCACCAACGGCACGGTGAACTACAACACCACGCGCATCTCGCTGGGCACCGAGGACTGGCAGAACCGCCCGCCCGTCGTCGGCCTCTTCCACGAGCTGGTGCACGCCTCGGACTACGCCAACGGCACGCTGGCGCGCGGGGAGAAGGACGGCGTGAACAACCGCGAGACGTCCGCGGTGGGCCTGCCCATCGACCTGGACCAGGACCCGTCCACGCCGGACGTGGTGCAGGGCGGCCGCCCCGGGGAGAACGTCCTCCGCGACGACCTGAACCTGCCCACCCGGCCGCACTACTAG
- a CDS encoding protealysin inhibitor emfourin, protein MRIELKREGGIAFFPGLARPRTVDLAALPPATAEALQREVREARFFEQPAVVGGSPTAGADRTRYTVTIEDDGGRRHSVQLLEPVKEPHLRSLLDLIQQAARGSA, encoded by the coding sequence ATGCGAATCGAGCTCAAGCGGGAAGGGGGCATCGCCTTCTTCCCGGGCCTCGCCAGGCCCCGCACGGTGGACCTCGCGGCCCTGCCTCCCGCCACGGCGGAGGCACTCCAGCGGGAGGTGCGGGAGGCCCGCTTCTTCGAGCAGCCCGCCGTCGTGGGGGGCAGCCCCACCGCGGGCGCGGACCGGACGCGCTACACCGTCACCATCGAGGACGACGGGGGACGGCGGCACTCGGTCCAGTTGCTGGAGCCGGTGAAGGAGCCGCACCTGCGCTCCCTGCTGGACCTCATCCAGCAGGCCGCGCGGGGCAGCGCCTAG
- a CDS encoding HlyD family secretion protein — translation MVAGALLVAVIASGILWLRRPAPEPPPRFTGYVVSDNVYLSSPVAGMVASVAVARGQRVEPGTPLFRMEPTSMTARADQARAQVGQTEAQLLARQSDVARARASLAAAQAEVERADAELARLVAVQKAMEGAVTPQQLDLLRATATRAHAQRDAARTDVVAAGAQLEVVRAQLASGRAGVTAAEQQVVELAPVSPVAGRVEDVLFQQGEWAMPNAPVVSIIPDAKLKVRFYVPQGRVASFPPGTTVNIACDGCDTGMTARVDYVASRPEYTPPIIYSLETRQKLVFLVEAVPSAPTRLLPGQPIDVTPLQHAPVEADR, via the coding sequence ATGGTCGCGGGGGCCCTCCTGGTCGCCGTCATCGCCAGCGGCATCCTCTGGCTGCGGAGGCCGGCCCCGGAACCGCCGCCACGCTTCACCGGCTACGTCGTCAGCGACAACGTCTACCTGTCCTCCCCGGTGGCGGGCATGGTGGCGTCCGTCGCGGTGGCACGCGGACAGCGCGTGGAGCCCGGCACGCCGCTGTTCCGCATGGAGCCCACGTCGATGACGGCACGCGCGGATCAGGCGCGGGCGCAGGTGGGGCAGACGGAAGCCCAGCTCCTCGCGCGCCAGTCGGACGTGGCCCGTGCCCGTGCCTCGCTCGCCGCCGCGCAGGCGGAGGTGGAGCGCGCGGACGCGGAGCTGGCCCGCCTGGTCGCCGTGCAGAAGGCGATGGAGGGCGCAGTGACGCCCCAGCAGTTGGACCTGCTGCGCGCCACCGCGACCCGCGCCCATGCCCAGCGCGACGCGGCCCGCACGGACGTGGTGGCGGCGGGCGCGCAGCTGGAGGTCGTCCGCGCGCAGCTGGCCAGCGGCCGCGCGGGCGTCACCGCCGCGGAGCAGCAGGTCGTGGAGCTGGCGCCCGTGTCCCCCGTGGCGGGCCGCGTGGAGGACGTCCTCTTCCAGCAGGGCGAGTGGGCCATGCCCAACGCCCCCGTCGTCAGCATCATCCCGGACGCGAAGCTGAAGGTGCGCTTCTACGTGCCGCAGGGGCGGGTGGCGTCCTTCCCTCCTGGCACCACCGTGAACATCGCCTGCGACGGCTGCGACACCGGGATGACGGCGCGCGTGGACTACGTCGCCTCGCGCCCTGAATACACGCCGCCCATCATCTACAGCCTGGAGACGCGGCAGAAGCTGGTGTTCCTGGTGGAGGCCGTGCCCTCCGCGCCCACGCGCCTGTTGCCAGGACAGCCCATCGACGTGACGCCCCTCCAGCACGCGCCCGTGGAGGCGGACCGATGA
- a CDS encoding thioesterase family protein, producing the protein MSDAETADRYRYFLPITTRWMDNDVYGHINNVTYYSYFDTVANHYLVHEGGLDIHTGSVIGLVVESKCAYRAPLAYPDPLRAGLRVDKLGQRSVTYGIAIFKEGDEQAAAHGHFVHVFVDRQTRKAVAMPERLREALARLVLTPREQA; encoded by the coding sequence GTGTCCGACGCAGAGACGGCCGACCGCTACCGCTACTTCCTGCCCATCACCACGCGGTGGATGGACAACGACGTGTACGGCCACATCAACAACGTCACGTACTACAGCTACTTCGACACCGTCGCGAACCACTACCTCGTCCACGAGGGCGGCCTGGACATCCACACGGGCTCGGTCATCGGGCTGGTGGTGGAGTCGAAGTGCGCCTACCGCGCGCCGCTCGCGTACCCGGACCCCCTGCGGGCGGGCCTGCGCGTGGACAAGCTGGGCCAGCGCTCGGTCACCTACGGCATCGCCATCTTCAAGGAGGGGGACGAGCAGGCGGCGGCGCACGGCCACTTCGTGCACGTCTTCGTGGACCGCCAGACGCGAAAGGCCGTGGCCATGCCCGAGCGGCTGCGTGAAGCCCTGGCCCGTCTGGTCCTGACGCCACGCGAGCAGGCCTGA
- a CDS encoding ABC transporter permease → MTGPLPRILAVLLKEFTQLRRDRITYAMILVMPVMQLLIFGYAINMDPKHLPAAVLSHDTSTLADSVVSALERTGYVDVRYLPRSDEELDQLIRRGQVMLGITIPPDFTRRVLKGERAQILAEADASDPQAAAGALAAVSVLPAEALRNERLGLGPPRSTAPAFEVVVHRRYNPESRSPFHIVPGLLGIILSMTLVMMTAMAVTRERERGTMETLLSTPATPAEIMVGKLTPYVVVGLVQTVVVLGMARGLFSVPMARTPAGWLALACGIVLFIVGNLSLGYLISTVARSQLQAMQMSMFYMLPSIFLSGFAFPFLGLPPWARVLGEIIPVTHFLRIVRGALLKDQVLADMGNDLLALGLFVLAVAGAALARSRTTLD, encoded by the coding sequence ATGACGGGCCCGCTTCCGCGCATCCTGGCCGTGCTGCTCAAGGAGTTCACGCAGCTGCGGCGCGACCGCATCACGTACGCGATGATCCTCGTCATGCCGGTGATGCAGCTGCTCATCTTCGGCTACGCCATCAACATGGACCCCAAGCACCTGCCCGCCGCGGTGCTGTCCCACGACACCAGCACCCTGGCGGACTCCGTCGTGTCCGCGCTGGAGCGCACGGGCTACGTGGACGTGCGCTACCTGCCGCGCTCCGACGAGGAGCTGGATCAGCTCATCCGCCGGGGACAGGTCATGCTGGGCATCACCATCCCGCCGGACTTCACCCGGCGCGTGCTCAAGGGGGAGCGCGCGCAGATCCTCGCGGAGGCGGACGCGTCCGACCCGCAGGCCGCCGCGGGGGCGCTGGCCGCGGTGAGCGTGCTGCCCGCGGAGGCGCTCCGGAACGAACGGTTGGGGCTGGGGCCGCCCCGGTCCACCGCGCCCGCGTTCGAGGTGGTGGTGCACCGGCGCTACAACCCGGAGAGCCGCTCGCCGTTCCACATCGTGCCGGGCCTCTTGGGCATCATCCTGTCCATGACGCTGGTGATGATGACCGCCATGGCCGTCACCCGCGAGCGCGAGCGCGGCACCATGGAGACGCTCCTGTCCACGCCCGCCACACCCGCGGAGATCATGGTGGGCAAGCTCACGCCGTACGTCGTCGTGGGCCTGGTGCAGACCGTCGTCGTGCTGGGCATGGCGCGGGGGTTGTTCTCGGTGCCCATGGCGCGCACGCCCGCGGGATGGCTGGCATTGGCGTGCGGCATCGTGCTGTTCATCGTGGGCAACCTGTCGCTGGGCTACCTCATCTCCACCGTGGCGCGCAGCCAGTTGCAGGCGATGCAGATGTCCATGTTCTACATGCTGCCGTCCATCTTCCTCTCCGGCTTCGCGTTCCCCTTCCTGGGGCTGCCGCCGTGGGCGCGGGTGCTGGGCGAAATCATCCCGGTGACGCACTTCCTGCGCATCGTCCGGGGCGCGCTGCTCAAGGACCAGGTGCTCGCGGACATGGGGAACGACCTGCTCGCGCTGGGGCTGTTCGTGCTCGCGGTGGCGGGCGCGGCGCTCGCGCGTTCACGCACCACCCTGGATTGA
- a CDS encoding ABC transporter ATP-binding protein: MNARAIDVRGLNKSFGDRHVVRDVSIAVDTGRITGFLGPNGSGKTTTLRLLCGLLTPDSGEGTVLGMDFRARGDAIKRQTGYMTQKFSLYEDMTLEENLAFVARVHGLEQRRERVADTLHRLGLFDRRRQLAGALSGGWKQRLALAAATLHSPRLLLLDEPTAGVDPKARREFWDEIHTLAADGLTVLVSTHYMDEAERCHDIGYILYGRLIARGTADTLIRDSGLVTFLGEGPGIDRAAHLLARADGVLSASAFGAAVHVSGLKREALEAALAPWRKEPFRWSEVTPSLEDVFIQLMGRERDERYTS; the protein is encoded by the coding sequence ATGAACGCGCGGGCCATCGACGTGCGCGGGCTCAACAAGTCCTTCGGCGACCGGCATGTCGTGCGGGACGTCTCCATCGCCGTGGACACCGGGCGCATCACCGGGTTCCTGGGGCCCAACGGCTCCGGCAAGACGACGACGCTGCGGCTGTTGTGCGGGCTGCTCACTCCGGACAGCGGCGAGGGCACCGTGCTGGGCATGGACTTCCGCGCCCGGGGCGACGCCATCAAGCGCCAGACGGGCTACATGACGCAGAAGTTCTCCCTCTACGAGGACATGACGCTGGAGGAGAACCTCGCCTTCGTCGCGCGCGTCCACGGCCTGGAGCAGCGGCGCGAGCGGGTGGCGGACACGCTCCACCGGCTGGGCCTCTTCGACCGGCGGCGGCAGCTGGCGGGCGCGCTCTCCGGAGGCTGGAAGCAGCGCCTGGCCCTGGCCGCCGCGACGCTGCACTCGCCCCGGCTGCTGCTCCTGGACGAGCCCACCGCGGGCGTGGACCCCAAGGCCCGCCGCGAGTTCTGGGACGAAATCCACACGCTCGCCGCGGACGGCCTCACGGTGCTGGTGTCCACGCACTACATGGACGAAGCCGAGCGCTGTCACGACATCGGCTACATCCTCTATGGGCGCCTCATCGCCCGGGGCACGGCGGACACGCTCATCCGCGACTCCGGGCTGGTGACGTTCCTGGGCGAGGGCCCGGGCATCGACCGCGCGGCGCACCTGCTGGCCCGGGCGGACGGCGTGCTCAGCGCCTCCGCGTTCGGCGCCGCCGTGCACGTCAGCGGGCTGAAGCGGGAGGCCCTGGAGGCCGCGCTCGCTCCGTGGCGCAAGGAGCCCTTCCGGTGGAGCGAGGTGACGCCCTCCCTGGAGGACGTCTTCATCCAGCTCATGGGTCGCGAGCGCGACGAACGGTACACGTCATGA